The following proteins are encoded in a genomic region of Bernardetia sp. MNP-M8:
- a CDS encoding NAD(P)/FAD-dependent oxidoreductase, with the protein MIKIKQKKTTQTKENKSVSTQIAIIGGGLAGLACSIRLARAGIKVILIEKNTYPFHKVCGEYISNEALEYVKSLGVNPFDFGAVALDKFWLSSPSGNKLELDLPLGGFGISRYTLDYELSKIAKKEGVDIWEGVFVKDVNKGREIGNWELENTNENNSSENKFLIETSNGTIESQIIIGSYGKRSNLDNKLQRDFSSKNFPYIGVKYHLKTNLMPDNVIALHNFWRGYCGISRIEDDKFCFCYLSHKDNITDFKKVEEIEKQLFTENPFLSKILKEAEFLYDKPEIINQVSFSPKKLIEDDVLMCGDSAGMITPLCGNGMAMALHSSKILSDLLIQYFDNQIDFNTLKKHYQKRWNSQFQLRLKAGRTVQRFFGGRQSSELLINTFKYIPSLARKVVSLTHGKEF; encoded by the coding sequence ATGATAAAAATTAAGCAAAAAAAAACAACTCAAACAAAAGAAAATAAATCTGTCTCCACTCAAATCGCCATCATTGGAGGTGGTTTGGCTGGGTTAGCGTGTAGTATTCGGTTAGCTAGAGCAGGAATAAAAGTAATTTTAATAGAAAAAAACACCTATCCATTTCATAAAGTTTGTGGAGAATATATTTCAAATGAAGCCCTAGAATATGTAAAATCTTTAGGCGTAAATCCCTTTGATTTTGGTGCAGTTGCTTTAGACAAATTTTGGCTTTCTTCGCCTTCTGGAAACAAACTAGAATTAGATTTGCCTTTGGGTGGTTTCGGAATTAGCCGTTATACATTAGATTATGAATTATCAAAAATTGCGAAAAAAGAAGGCGTGGATATTTGGGAAGGAGTTTTTGTAAAAGACGTAAATAAGGGAAGGGAAATTGGGAATTGGGAATTGGAGAATACCAATGAGAATAACAGCTCTGAAAACAAATTCTTGATTGAAACTTCAAATGGAACTATTGAAAGTCAGATTATAATTGGTTCTTATGGCAAACGAAGCAACTTAGACAACAAACTACAAAGAGACTTTTCAAGTAAAAATTTCCCTTATATTGGTGTAAAATATCATTTAAAAACCAATTTAATGCCTGATAATGTAATTGCATTGCATAATTTTTGGCGTGGCTACTGTGGGATTTCAAGAATTGAAGATGACAAATTTTGTTTCTGTTACCTTTCTCATAAAGACAACATTACAGATTTTAAGAAGGTAGAAGAAATTGAAAAACAGCTTTTTACAGAAAATCCATTTTTGAGTAAAATATTGAAAGAAGCTGAGTTTTTGTATGATAAGCCCGAAATAATCAATCAAGTTTCTTTTTCTCCAAAAAAATTAATTGAAGATGATGTTTTGATGTGTGGAGATTCGGCAGGAATGATAACGCCTTTGTGTGGAAATGGAATGGCAATGGCTCTTCATAGTTCAAAAATTTTGAGTGATTTACTCATCCAATACTTTGATAATCAAATAGATTTTAATACTTTGAAAAAACACTACCAAAAACGTTGGAATAGTCAGTTTCAGTTGAGATTAAAGGCAGGCAGAACCGTTCAGCGTTTTTTTGGGGGACGACAATCTAGTGAACTTTTGATAAATACATTCAAATATATTCCTTCTTTGGCTCGTAAAGTAGTTAGTCTGACTCACGGAAAAGAATTTTAA